TGATGTCGGCGATGTCGTCGCCGAGCATGTTTTTCACCACGGCGATGGCGCATTTCTTGGAGAAGCTGATGGAGATGCTGCCGTTGCGGTCGCCGGTGAGCCCCACGACGGCCGAGACGTCGCCGCCGGCCGCGCCGGCTTTCTTGACGTAAGGCTTGCCCGGTTTGGGGTCGAGTTGGGCCATCATGGTCAGGACATGCTTGGTGGCGTCGACGAAAGGCTTGGCGACTTCGGCGTCGGTGGGTTTCATGGGCTCCCTCGGAATGCTCGCAAGCCACGGGGCCGGCGAGGCGACATATGACGTATCGACTTCGGTCCTACATCAAAACCAAGCCCCCTGTCACTAACCACGCCAGGGGACGTACAGCCCGGGGGCGGCGGGAAATACGCCTTGCCTTGGCCTTGGCTATCCAGTAGGAACGGTAAGGACCTTTGCCGGTCTTATTGGAATAATTCGGCATACCACGTCGTTGCGTGCTCCTGATGCGGACGGTCGGGGCGCGTTGGCGGATACCGGGGAGCGCGGGCGTCATATCATGCACAGGCAAACGCAAGGACAGGCAGGTTTCGGGGCCAAATCCGCCTATGGCGTCGCGGATTGGCAGGCCCTGGAGCTCCAGCTCAACCGGACCCGCACCATCCTCCAGGAGATCCTCGTCCATCTCCAGGAAGTCCTGCGCAATCTCAAGATGGCCCGCACGGGCGGCCGCGCCTCCGCCACGGCCGGCGCCGAAACCGGGGCCAACCGTTTTTCGGCACACGACAGTTGGCGCCGCCCCGGCCCCTCCCAGCGTCCCCACGCCGGCCGGCCCCAGCCGAGCCAGTCCGGCGCCCAGGCCGGCGGTTATGGCGCGGCCGGCAAGGCCGGTGCCGCCGGGGGCGGTGCGGCGGGCGGCGTCGGCGCCGCCTCGTCGGAGCGCACCCGGGCCTGGGGCCGCCCCGGCCACGAATCCCGGTCCACGGCCGGGCCGGGCGCCTCCTCCCGCACGGCAACCGGCGCCGGCGCGTCCTCCCGCGGCACGGCCGGCGCCGGGGCGTCCTTCCGGTCCACGGCCGGGCCGGGCGCTTCCTTTCGGACGGCGGCCGGGGCGGGCGCATCCTCCCACGGCACGGCCGGCGCCGGGGCGTCCTCCCGATCCGCGACCGGATCCGAACGGCCCTTTGCCGAAGAGGCCCGGGGCTTTGCCGGTTCCCAGGAAAAAGCCCGCCCGGGCGCGGGCCAGGCCTTCCGCGAGCGCGGCGCCACCGGGGCCGGCGCGGGCAACGACCGGCGCGAAACCGGTCAGCGGCCGACGGCCGGCGCCACCGCCGGCGCTTCCGCCCGGGCCGGCGCCACCCGGGGTGCGGCCGGGTTTTCCATGGACGAGGGCCGCCAGGCCCGGGCCAGGGAGGTGGCGCGCCGGGGCGGCATGAACCTCAAGTGCGCCTACGACATCCTGTGCCTGGACTACCCTTGCTCCGTGGACGAGATCAAGGTCGCCTACCGCCACATGGCCCGCCGCTTCCATCCCGACCTCGGCGGCGACGAGGAGGCCATGAAGGACGTCAACGTGGCCTACGAGATGGCCATGCGCTTTTCCGCCGGCCCACGCCGCGCCAGCGCCGCCTGGGCCGTCTAGGGCCTTCCTTCCCCCGCCTTGACGCCGGGCCGCCGGCATGTACTCCTTGGGTTGCAGGTGTCCCCAACCTGCAACAGGAGCGTTTTTCCATGCCCGCCGTTGCCTTTACCGAGTCCTTGGCCAAGGAGTACCGGGAAACTTTCGATCGGGCCGTGGTGCGGCCCGGGCGCCTGGACGAGGTCCGGCGCGTCGCCGCGCGCATCGCCGCCGCGCCGGCCATGGCCCGTTACGCGGCCGTGTCCGCCGCCACGGGCGTGCCGGCCGAGGTGGTCGGCATCCTGCACAGCCTGGA
The DNA window shown above is from Solidesulfovibrio sp. and carries:
- a CDS encoding chemotaxis protein CheX is translated as MKPTDAEVAKPFVDATKHVLTMMAQLDPKPGKPYVKKAGAAGGDVSAVVGLTGDRNGSISISFSKKCAIAVVKNMLGDDIADIIQDAKDAVGEITNMISGQARAGLSQLGLNLSASTPTVIFGDNHTISHITSGPVVAIPFSTEHGDFTLEFCFE
- a CDS encoding J domain-containing protein, yielding MHRQTQGQAGFGAKSAYGVADWQALELQLNRTRTILQEILVHLQEVLRNLKMARTGGRASATAGAETGANRFSAHDSWRRPGPSQRPHAGRPQPSQSGAQAGGYGAAGKAGAAGGGAAGGVGAASSERTRAWGRPGHESRSTAGPGASSRTATGAGASSRGTAGAGASFRSTAGPGASFRTAAGAGASSHGTAGAGASSRSATGSERPFAEEARGFAGSQEKARPGAGQAFRERGATGAGAGNDRRETGQRPTAGATAGASARAGATRGAAGFSMDEGRQARAREVARRGGMNLKCAYDILCLDYPCSVDEIKVAYRHMARRFHPDLGGDEEAMKDVNVAYEMAMRFSAGPRRASAAWAV